TCACTCTATGCTGCAGATCCAACAACAGGTCTTATTGTTGCAGGTGCACTCATTCATCCAAGCAAGAAATTATCAGAGATAAACGTAGACTTTCTTATGAATAGATTCAACGAAAAAAGCTTTGCCAAAGGTGCAAACAGAGAACAGATAAAAGCATGTAATGAGCTTGGACTTGAGCTTGATGAATTTTTGGGTATATCTTTGAATGCAATGCAAAAAATAAGTACAGAACTTGGTCTATAAGACTGTGACAAGAAGAAACGTTCCTATTAGCATGCCATTGTTACGTAATGTAAAAAAAGTAAAAGGAAGTGTGAGCCATTGAAGAAAAGAGATTTTGATGCAAAAAAAGAAGAGATATATGTTCTTATGCGTGAAGAAAGCTATCATCCAATGACCATTGATGAACTTTTGAAAACACTTGAATTATCTGAGGATGATAGAGATGATCTAAAGAAGATACTTGAACTTCTTGAGGATGAAGGCAAGGTTATAAAAACAAAAAAGGGAAGATATGGGTTATCTGAGCATATGGGGCTTTATCTTGGGACAATAGAGGGAAACCAACGTGGTTTTGCCTTTTTGATTCCAGACAATCCAGACATTTCTGATATATATATCTCTGCCGAAGATCTAAACGGAGCAATGCATGGAGATAGGGTTTTAGTAAAGGTAATAGGTATACCAGCAGAAGGCAAGAAAAATGAAGGCTATGTGGAAAGAATATTAAAAAGAGGCCTTACTAAGATAGTAGGAAGATATGAAGATAGCAAAAACTTTGGCTTTGTTGTACCAGACGACCAAAGGATAGCCTATGACTTTTATATCCCCAAAAACTATAAAGGAAAGGCAAAAACAGGCCAAAAGGTTGTTGTTGAGATAACACACTACCCAGAAAAAAGAAGAAACCCAGAGGGAAGAATAGTTGAGGTTCTGGGCTATGAAGGTGCTAAAGGTGTTGATATTTTATCCATAATCAAAAAGTATGAGCTTGAAGAGGAGTTTCCCGATGAGGTTCTAAAAGAGATAAAGAATATACACGATGAGGTAACAACAGAGGATATTAAAGATAGAGTTGATCTTAGACACTTAAATACAATCACAATTGACGGCGAGGATGCAAAAGACTTTGACGATGCTGTTTCAATAGAAAAATTAAAAAATGGCAACTACCTTCTTGGTGTTCACATAGCTGATGTTAGCTACTATGTAAAAGCTAACACCCACCTTGATAAAGAGGCTTACAAAAGAGGGACAAGCGTTTACCTTGTTGATAGAGTAATACCAATGCTCCCTGAAAAACTTTCCAATGGCATTTGCTCACTAAATCCAAATGTAGACAGGCTCACATTTTCTGTTATGATGGAGATAGACAAAAACGGAAATGTTGTAAAGCATGACATATTTGAAAGCGTAATAAAAAGCAAAGAAAGAATGACATATACAAATGTTACAAAGATACTAAAAAGAAGTGATGATGAGGTTGTAGCAAGGTATAGACATCTTATTGATGACCTTGAACTTATGAAGGAGCTTGCTCTTATTCTTAGGGAAAAAAGGATGAAAAGAGGGGCACTTGATTTTGACTTTGACGAGGCTAAGGTTCTTTTGGACAAAAACGGAAAGCCCATTGATGTATATAGATATGAAATAACAATATCAAATAAGATTATTGAAGAGTTTATGCTTATATGCAACGAAACAGTTGCAAACCACTTTTATTGGATGCATGTGCCATTTTTATATAGGGTTCATGAAGAGCCAGATTACGAAAAAATACTTAACTTTGCCGAGTTTATATACAACTTTGGTTATGTTCTAAAAGGTCTTTCTAACAAGGTGCATCCAAAATCTCTTCAGGCAGTATTAGAGCAGAGTAAAGGTACACCAGAAGAGAGGATTATACACACCATTTGCCTTCGTTCACTAAAAAAGGCAAGGTATTCTGAGCAACCACTTGGACACTTTGGTTTGTCAACAGACTACTATTCACACTTTACCTCACCAATAAGAAGGTATC
The genomic region above belongs to Caldicellulosiruptoraceae bacterium PP1 and contains:
- the rnr gene encoding ribonuclease R yields the protein MKKRDFDAKKEEIYVLMREESYHPMTIDELLKTLELSEDDRDDLKKILELLEDEGKVIKTKKGRYGLSEHMGLYLGTIEGNQRGFAFLIPDNPDISDIYISAEDLNGAMHGDRVLVKVIGIPAEGKKNEGYVERILKRGLTKIVGRYEDSKNFGFVVPDDQRIAYDFYIPKNYKGKAKTGQKVVVEITHYPEKRRNPEGRIVEVLGYEGAKGVDILSIIKKYELEEEFPDEVLKEIKNIHDEVTTEDIKDRVDLRHLNTITIDGEDAKDFDDAVSIEKLKNGNYLLGVHIADVSYYVKANTHLDKEAYKRGTSVYLVDRVIPMLPEKLSNGICSLNPNVDRLTFSVMMEIDKNGNVVKHDIFESVIKSKERMTYTNVTKILKRSDDEVVARYRHLIDDLELMKELALILREKRMKRGALDFDFDEAKVLLDKNGKPIDVYRYEITISNKIIEEFMLICNETVANHFYWMHVPFLYRVHEEPDYEKILNFAEFIYNFGYVLKGLSNKVHPKSLQAVLEQSKGTPEERIIHTICLRSLKKARYSEQPLGHFGLSTDYYSHFTSPIRRYPDLVIHRIMKEVLFGDWNDKKSNRWQKKLPEIAKWTSQRERLAEEAELETVDLKKVEFMQDKVDEEFEGIISNVTAFGFFVELENTIEGLVRVSSLFDDYYIFNPKSYSLIGEKTKKRYRIGDKVKVRLLSANISLRQIEFVVID